The Prevotella sp. E2-28 genome includes the window CGTCGCCAACCGTCACGACTCCATCTCCACCTATATTATATATACCCACCTCGCGACGAGTAGTAAAGAAGGGAGCCTTCAACGGGTCGATAGCCTCCAATGGCAGGGCCTCACTTACGGGCATCGCACCGCCCACCACCATGCGGTCGTACATAGAATACACCATGTTCACCTCATCGGCAGCAAACAAATGTTCAATGAGAAAATCCCGACGCAGACGGGCTGTGTCGTAATGGCGGGCATCCTCAGGATGGGCAGCATATCGGATTTCGTAGTTAGTTTTCATTAGCGCTTTGGATTAGTTTCGTCTGCAAAGTTACAAAAAGTTGAGAGAAATGCAAAAGGAAAACTATTTTTTCTTTTCATCTTACACAAACTCTCATGCACTAAAAGATTCTTTTTTAGCTTTCACCGCCACCATAAATTATTCATTTACAGTTCGTTTTGGTGAAACCCATTTTGAAGGTTTCCGAACTTGGTGAGTTTAAGGTCACAACTCGGCAAGTTGGGCATCGCAACTCGGCGAGTTGAAGATGCTAACTCTATGATTTACGATGTCTAACTCTATGACTTATGATTATAAGTCTAAGACTTATAAACGTAACTCTTAGACTTATTTTTCTAACTCTAAGGTTTACATAATATTAGCGCGCAGAAATAAGGTTTCACCACATCTTTTTGACGCTCATATATTTGTAGTGAATGTGAAACCCTTTTGCAATGTGTTTTCTTTTTTTGTGTATGTTTTCAATTTGTTTCAGAATAGGTAATTGGTTAGTTGTGTTTTTCAAAATTAATCTGTACCTTTGCACATCGTATGAAACCGATAATCATTGAAGATTGTATATTTGACTTTGACCCTTGTGTAGAAGATGGACCTGTGTGGATGGCAGCAGAGACCCCATGGAGAGGTATGGCTGACGAACTGCAGGAACTACATTATAAAAAAGGTGCCCAGTTTATTAGACAATTAAAACTAATTATCCATTCTGGAGAGTTCCGTCCAATTGATGGTGAGACTAATATTTATAGTGTCATTACCGAAATTAGTGATGATTTCGATAACCTGATTAATGCAGCGCGCAAGGCTGTTGAGCATGGTTATCGTGTATATATACTACCTAATCCGAGGAGTTGTCGAACAGCCGATTTTATTTTTGAAAAGAAAGGTATCCTCGGACTCTATGATCTGAAAACCGTTTATGGAAAAGGTTCGGTAGGTACACAATTGCTTGATTCCATTGGACAGACCAATCGCGTGTTACTGAATATGCAATCATACTATAATGCGCGTTTGTTGGCTGCTGATATCAAAACTTATTTTGAAACAAATCAGGATGCACTAGAAGTACTGATATTCAAAGGGAACAAGGTTTTGCCTGTAAATAGGATCCAAGTGCAAAGTCCTGATTTTAATCGCGTATTTCGAAAGAGATATGAAAAATAAAAGTCACCTAAGGGTGACTTTTAAATGGAGTAGTGTCGATCAAGTCTTGCTCCCCGCACTCAGCGGCGTAGTCAAAACTAAAGTTCTGACGTTGCAAAGATAGGTATTTTTTGTTTATCATCCAAACTTTTTCCCAATTTTTTCTAAAGAGATTCGTATTCTTTCTGTGCATACGCCATCATACTACAGAAAGCCAAAAGCATCAGTAAAACACTTTTCCTCATAGCCTTTACGTTTTTAGTTGTCGAAATTTTCTGTAAATATAGGAAAAATTGTAATTAACTCCAATTTTTTTTTGGGGGGGGCACTTCAGACCTGTCCCGCTGATCTCCACCATCAACCTGTTTGCCAAACAGAACTTACAGATAGTCAACCAAAATGATTAATAAGATTTGCAGACATGGTTCCTAATGCAGAAAGCCCGTCCGTTGGGGACGGACTATCTGTCCGCTATGGACAGACTAAGAGTCCGCACACTTCGGACTATCTTTTATCAATAGTGAGGGGCTGTTGAGGGTGTGGTGAGGGTGAGTGTAGGATTGGAAGCATCCTCAACCTCTCAGGATTCCTTTATATAAGGGCATTTTGAGAGATTTGAGTGAGGATGGGCGAAAATTTGAAAAAAGAATCACTTCAGTTATGTAAAAAACAATAAAGTCTTTTGACAATAAACAACTGTTTTCTCTGTTATTATAATAGAACTAGAATTAATCACCATGCCTATGAAGAAATTGATAACAACCATGTTTGTCCTCGTGCTGACGATTGGAGCGCAGGGACAAGAATACGATGGATTGGATGACATCGTGGCAACAATTAACACAACTAAAATCCATCAAGACAGCATCGACACATCGAGATTAGTAGCCGTGTACGACTATGAGTGCAGGACGCAGGATGCGGAGGGTAAGGCCGTAACAGACCGGATGAAGCTCTGCGTACTTGTGGGACAGCATTGTACGCGCAGTTTCCCCTATCGAAAGTATCGTATGGAAAGACAATGGGCAGCAGGAAACACGGACATGCGTAGTCGCAAGGGGACCGATGGGAAACTGGAGTTTCTGGAGGGTTGGGACTTCATTGGCGATGATGAGTTTCCGCTGTTCAAGGCGGAGTCTTATTGCTTCATGCCAGAGGTTTGGACAAACTATCCCGATGGCAAGGTAACCGTGCGCGATGCCATCGTGCCTACTATCTACGAGACAAGGGAGGAACGCATTCCCATCAAATGGGAATTGACCAACGACTCGCTGGCCACCTGCTTGTTGCACGGACTGCATTGGACGGTGCGCTACGATGAGGATATCCCCACATCGGCAGGCCCTTGGAAACTCTGTGGACTACCAGGCCTGATTGTTGAGGCCGTGAGTGAGGACAGCATCCACCACTTCACGCTCACCGACGTCCAGCACGTTGCCGCCCCTATCTACTACGAGACCAGCGCCATCACCATAAAGACCTCAGAGGCGAAACTTATCAAGAACCGCCTCAAAGTATTCGGCAACAAAATCTACGCCAAGAATCCTTTGTACTATGTTACAAACAGACACTCGGCTGATGAAATATATACCGACGACGGCAGCTTCATCAACGGCTACTTCGTGCATTACGATTCTGAGCGCAAAGCCAACGAAGCGCATGTGTATCAACCATTAGAGAAAGAATGACTATTAAACTTAAAGAAAGGAATGCCGTCTAACAAAAAAGCATATTCAACCACAAACAACCAAGACAATGAAAACTAAACTTACTATTATCCTTTTATTTGTTGTCAACATCGTGTCAGCACAGATGCTTACACGGGGCAACGAGAAGCTTGACACTTTGTGCCAGACAAAGTTCACAGCAGTTTATCAGTATTCCATCCACACATCCGATGCGGAAGGTCATCCAGTAACCGACTCCATTTGCTTGGCTTTACAGGTGGGCGACGGGGTGTGGAAAACATGGACTTACCAACGCTATCTGTTTCAGCAGCAAAGAGATGAAGAGATAGGTGAAGACCACTATTGGTTCATGCAAAACGAGGCACTGATGCATATCGCCACAACGACGATTGGTCATCCAGAAGGTAAGACCACCACACTCGAATCGATTCCACCATTTCAGTATGAAGTAACTGAAGATACAGAAATTCCGACATGGAATATGGTAGAAGGAAACGACTCTATTTGCAGCTATCTGTGCCAAAAAGCAAAAGGAAAGTTTCGCGGCAAGACCTGGAATGTGCTTTATGCTGAGGACATTCCCACCGCTGCTGGTCCTTGGAAATTACAGGGATTACCAGGCTTGATAACATACGCTACAGACGATAAGGGTATCCATACGTTCAAACTCATCGGAATCTATCAAGAAACCTCTCCCATCACCTATTCTGCTGGTTCTATGGTTTCAAAGTTCTCCATGGAAGAGCGTCGTATGATAACGGTTGTGACACCATACGAGAAGGCTACAAGAGCGCAGATGATGAAACAGAAAAAGAACGTATTTGGCAATCGCTTATACCTGACCAATCCCACATTTTATATGGCTGGTACGAAGGAAATCCTGAATATAGGGCAAAAGGGGGGAAATTATCAATTCGTGGGAGGACTATATATACCAGATAAGGCTCATAAATATCAACCATTAGAATAATGAGAACAATCTTAGTGACCTGCCTTGCCCTTACGCTAGCGATAGGAGCGCAAGGGCAAACAGAGGCAATTGACACGGCACAGTTTGTGGCTGTGTACGACTACGAGTGCAGAACGCAAGATGGTGAGGACACACCCGTCACGGACAAGATGCAGATTGTGGTGCAAGTAGGACGAACGGTAACGAAGTCAATGCCACGCTCGACCTACATGAAGACAAACGAGACTGTAGAAGATGAAGACCTGATCATGGCAGAGCATCAGGAGACGCTGATGCACATGCCAACGGTATGGACGTGCTTACCCAACGGACAGACCACCGTGCGCGACAGGATTTTCCCACATGAGTTTGAGGGCATTGAGCCGACACCAGACATCGCGTGGACACTCACCGACGATACCGTGACCATTAACGGATACTTCTGTCAGCAGGCCACAGCAACGTTCCGAGGCGTCACCTGGACAGTATGCTATACCGAGGAGATTCCTTCATCTGCAGGACCATGGCGACTGCGCGGACTGCCTGGATTGATTATCAAGGCAGAGAATGAGGCACACACGTTCTGCCTTGCGGAGTTAAGACAGAACCATACGCCCATCACAGCGCCAGAGAAGAGTCCCAACGTACAGTGCATGACATACGCCAAACTACTGAAGCATCGCAGCGATGTGTACGGCAATCGTCAGTATGCTAAGAATCCCCTCTTTCACGTGCCCAACCTTAACGGCAACTCTCTTTCCTTAGGCGGGAGCATCCATCACATGACCGTCATTGAAATGGGAGGCCAACAATTTGCGTATGCTGACGGCTTCCCCTTACTGACAAAGGCACATGTGTATCAGCCATTGGAAATAGAATAAGACAGATATGAAACGACTCCTGTACATTATATTATATATCGCGTCGGTGGCGACAGCATCAGCTCAGGTAAAGGTGACGGGGCGGGTGACCGATCTGCACAGCAAACCCGTGAGCGATGTCATCGTGAAATTGACGAGTGGCACGAAGACGTTGGCGTTCACCAGCACGAACGTGAAAGGCGAGTATGGTCTAGAACTAAAGAGCGCGCCGAGTGGTGAGGTATCGTTTCTGTTCAACCACGTCAGCTATGAGAAAGAGTCGAAAAAACTAACGCTCAAGGAGAAAGCCATCAAGGTAGATATGGTGCTGACGCCTAAGGAAGTTTCGCTGAAGGAAGTGACGGTGAAGCCAGACCCGTTGAAGCAGAGAGGCGACACACTCTCCTATAACCTAGCCTCATTCCTCAAGAAAGGTGATGTGACACTCGAAGACGGATTAAAAAATCTGCCAGGCATCAGCATTGCGGATAATGGTGCCATCAGCTACATGGGCAAAGGCATTTCCGACTTCTACATTGGCGGGCTCGACATGCTGGGTGGTCGCTATAATCTTGCCACAAAGAATATCCCTGCCGAATATGCTACTCAGGTGGATATCATGAAGCATCACAAGCATCGCAAAATAGATGCCGACGAGGAAAGCGATGCCGTTGCAATCAATATTAAGTTGAGCAAAAAGGCACAGTTTAAGCCATTTGGACAACCAGAGTTTGGCGTTGGCATGAGGGAGAATAAACTTCTGTATGCAGCAGGTGTTACAGAGATGTTATTTACTGACAACTTCCAGTTGCTCGCTTCTGGAAAATATAGCAACAACGGCAACTTTGGTCTCTACGATATGGTTAATCACAATGGGGGCGACAGTTTCGGTTCGCTGGCTACTAACAAACTGCCAGGATGGGGACAGGTAGGCAGCGGCGTGGGCGAATCCATCTATCGCAGAAATGGCTATGGCAGCCTCAACGCCATACAGAAGATTGACAGCGTGCGTCAAATCA containing:
- a CDS encoding GLPGLI family protein: MKKLITTMFVLVLTIGAQGQEYDGLDDIVATINTTKIHQDSIDTSRLVAVYDYECRTQDAEGKAVTDRMKLCVLVGQHCTRSFPYRKYRMERQWAAGNTDMRSRKGTDGKLEFLEGWDFIGDDEFPLFKAESYCFMPEVWTNYPDGKVTVRDAIVPTIYETREERIPIKWELTNDSLATCLLHGLHWTVRYDEDIPTSAGPWKLCGLPGLIVEAVSEDSIHHFTLTDVQHVAAPIYYETSAITIKTSEAKLIKNRLKVFGNKIYAKNPLYYVTNRHSADEIYTDDGSFINGYFVHYDSERKANEAHVYQPLEKE
- a CDS encoding GLPGLI family protein; translation: MKTKLTIILLFVVNIVSAQMLTRGNEKLDTLCQTKFTAVYQYSIHTSDAEGHPVTDSICLALQVGDGVWKTWTYQRYLFQQQRDEEIGEDHYWFMQNEALMHIATTTIGHPEGKTTTLESIPPFQYEVTEDTEIPTWNMVEGNDSICSYLCQKAKGKFRGKTWNVLYAEDIPTAAGPWKLQGLPGLITYATDDKGIHTFKLIGIYQETSPITYSAGSMVSKFSMEERRMITVVTPYEKATRAQMMKQKKNVFGNRLYLTNPTFYMAGTKEILNIGQKGGNYQFVGGLYIPDKAHKYQPLE
- a CDS encoding GLPGLI family protein; this translates as MRTILVTCLALTLAIGAQGQTEAIDTAQFVAVYDYECRTQDGEDTPVTDKMQIVVQVGRTVTKSMPRSTYMKTNETVEDEDLIMAEHQETLMHMPTVWTCLPNGQTTVRDRIFPHEFEGIEPTPDIAWTLTDDTVTINGYFCQQATATFRGVTWTVCYTEEIPSSAGPWRLRGLPGLIIKAENEAHTFCLAELRQNHTPITAPEKSPNVQCMTYAKLLKHRSDVYGNRQYAKNPLFHVPNLNGNSLSLGGSIHHMTVIEMGGQQFAYADGFPLLTKAHVYQPLEIE